CCGCGAAGACCCTGACAACATCTTCTTGTACGGCAAAACCGGCGTCGGCAAAACGGCAGCAACAAAATATATCCTCGAAATCCTCGAAAGTGACGCTAGCAAATACGATATTCCTGTCCGCTCGGAATACATCGACTGTGACAACGCCGATACCAGCTATCGAACCGCCGTCAAACTCCTCAACCGGCTCCGCACTTCAGGTGAAGAAATCAGCGAAACAGGCCATTCCAAATCCTACGTCTACGATCAACTCTGGGTCGAAATCGACAACCTCGAGGGCACCTTTCTCGTCATACTCGACGAAGTTGATCACTTGAAAGACGACAGTATTCTCTATCAGCTTTCTCGTACTGGCGAGAAGGAGACACTCCAAAGCACGAACATCGCCGTCATTGGTATCTCGAACGATATGACATACCGTGATTCCCTCTCACCAAAGGTTCGTTCGTCGCTCTGTGAGCGATCAATCCAATTTCCACCCTATGACGCCGAAGAACTCCAAGCGGTACTCCAGCAGCGAGCAGACGTCGCCTTTCTCGATGATATATTGTCTGACGACGTGATTCCTCTCTGCTCTGCGTATGGAGCACAAGAGTCGGGAGACGCTCGGAAATCCCTTGACCTACTCATGAAAGCTGGCGATATTGAACGCCGGGAGAACGACGGGAAAGTGACTGCAGAGCACGTTCGACGCGGTCGAGAGGAACTACAGCGTGAGGAACTTGCTAACGGTATCGCGAATCTTAATGAACACGAACGACTCGTTATCTATGCTCTAGCGACTTTTGAAGCTGAAGGGAATACTCCAGTTCGCTCGAAGAATCTCTATGATCGATATCAGAAACTTGCCGAGCGGACGACAGATGCTCTTACAAGTCGATGGATGCGTGACCATCTCGATGAAATGGATATGCTCGGGATCGTCAATACGTCAAAACAGAATTTAGGTATGAGTGGTGGTCAGTATTGGCAAATCTCTCTTGCAGCTGATCTACAGCTCACAGTCGATGCAATAGAAGATATAATCGAGTTCACAGGTACTCACGAATCAATTCGAGAGTACGTTGATGATTCCTGAGTCCCAGACGTGCGTCAATAGTTCGCGCGTCGAATGAAACTGTTAGATGATCACCGACCGAGAAGACGGCCCAGTAAGCCACTAAATTCTTCATCCGTTTGTTGAACAGGTTGGAGTTCTGTTTGTTTTCGCGTACTGTTTGCGTGTCTCTGTGCCTTCTGCGCTTCGGAGAGACGCACGTTCAGAGTTTGTTTATCGGCTTGGAGTTCTTCAATCCGCTCGTCTTTCTCATCGAGGAGATCTTGCGTTCGATTCAATTCACCTCTCAAACGTTCTGCTTGTTTGAGAAATTCTTCCCGTTCTTCTCGCAATTTCCTATCTTCATTCGTATTACCTTCATTTTCTCTGTGTATCGTTTCGTAATGGTTT
This portion of the Haladaptatus sp. R4 genome encodes:
- a CDS encoding orc1/cdc6 family replication initiation protein; protein product: MPLRFAPDDHPFNNRDALKSDYTPNELVGRDDEMENYHAALQPVINREDPDNIFLYGKTGVGKTAATKYILEILESDASKYDIPVRSEYIDCDNADTSYRTAVKLLNRLRTSGEEISETGHSKSYVYDQLWVEIDNLEGTFLVILDEVDHLKDDSILYQLSRTGEKETLQSTNIAVIGISNDMTYRDSLSPKVRSSLCERSIQFPPYDAEELQAVLQQRADVAFLDDILSDDVIPLCSAYGAQESGDARKSLDLLMKAGDIERRENDGKVTAEHVRRGREELQREELANGIANLNEHERLVIYALATFEAEGNTPVRSKNLYDRYQKLAERTTDALTSRWMRDHLDEMDMLGIVNTSKQNLGMSGGQYWQISLAADLQLTVDAIEDIIEFTGTHESIREYVDDS